The following are encoded together in the Oncorhynchus kisutch isolate 150728-3 linkage group LG8, Okis_V2, whole genome shotgun sequence genome:
- the LOC116374756 gene encoding salivary glue protein Sgs-3-like: METISSTSTKPPKEVPTGPTTTSTTVIAETSTSTSQPTATGEETSGPVVITSNPTTLTTTTEVTTPTTGVTTTVEETTTETISSTSTKPPKEVPTGPTTTSTTVIVESSTSTSQPTTTGEETTGPVVITSNPTTLTTTTIAPTTTTPTTGGTTTVEETTNETSPSTKPPKEVTSGRTTTSTTVIVETSTSTSQLTTTGEETTGPVVITSNPTTLTTTTEVTTPTTGVTTTVEETTTETISSTSTKPPKEVPTGPTTTSTTVIVETSTSTSQPTATGEETSGPVVITFNPTTLTTTTEETTPTTGGMTTVEQT, translated from the coding sequence aTGGAGACAATTTCATCTACATCCACAAAGCCACCTAAAGAAGTCCCCACGggcccaacaaccacttccaccactgtaattgctgaaacctctacttcaacatcacagcccacagcaacaggtgaagaaacatcagggccagttgtcataacttccaatcccactactttaacaacaacaacagaggtaactacacctaccacaggtgtaacgacaacagttgaagaaaccacaacTGAGACAATTTCATCTACATCCACAAAGCCACCTAAAGAAGTCCCCACGggcccaacaaccacttccaccactgtaattgttgaaagctctacttcaacatcacagcccacaacaacaggtgaagaaacaacagggccagttgtcataacttccaatcccactactttaacaacaacaacaattgcacccacaacaacgacacctaccacaggtggaacgacaacagttgaagaaaccacaaATGAGACAAGTCCATCTACAAAACCACCTAAAGAAGTCACCTCCGGCCGAACAAcaacttccaccactgtaattgttgaaacctctacttcaacatcacagctcacaacaacaggtgaagaaacaacaggaCCAGTTGTCATTACAtccaatcccactactttaacaacaacaacagaggtaaCAACACCTACCACGGGTGTAACgacaacagttgaagaaaccacaacTGAGACAATTTCATCTACATCCACAAAGCCACCTAAAGAAGTCCCCACGggcccaacaaccacttccaccactgtaattgttgaaacctctacttcaacatcacaacccacagcaacaggtgaagaaacatcAGGGCCAGTTGTCATTACATtcaatcccactactttaacaacaacaacagaggaaactacacctaccacaggtggaatgACAACAGTTGAACAAACC